A region of the Leucobacter komagatae genome:
CGCCGGCGTCTATCGGCTCTCCGATTTCCCGGTCGCACCTACGGAGCGGCTGAACCGGTCGAGACGATGACGATCCCGAACTACCTTGTCGCGGCCGCCGATGCGCCCGAGCGCCTCGTCTACGAGGTCGCGCGCACCCTGTTCGAGTCGCGCACCGACATCGCCCGCACCGTCCCCGCCGCCGCGCTACTCGACCGGCGACAGGCGATCTTCACGAGCCCGCTGCCGCTCCACCAGTGGGCCGCGAAGTACTTACGTCGAGA
Encoded here:
- a CDS encoding TAXI family TRAP transporter solute-binding subunit — protein: MTIPNYLVAAADAPERLVYEVARTLFESRTDIARTVPAAALLDRRQAIFTSPLPLHQWAAKYLRREPPLAAGGPRAGGARRR